A genomic region of Octopus sinensis linkage group LG2, ASM634580v1, whole genome shotgun sequence contains the following coding sequences:
- the LOC115224508 gene encoding zinc finger BED domain-containing protein 5-like, with the protein MAPAKLKRHLTTKHPELSGKNEQYFKRELAFNKRQVSMFAQKFKLSDKGQEASYAVAEIVARKMKSHTIAETVILPACQEIVRIMFGEDAVSELNKIPLSINIISRRMSGDIECNIKSKILKHKLFALQVDESTYITGKSQLLVFVRFINDEAIVEDVLCCKELLETRKGQDVFDVLNSYLEYCGLNWKNCCLASKIYSQCQHNTTIADKMDKSEIRIVFKYELFLGNIASQTARNINGVFHSDVIIQQTVSNWSEQTVCISFKRTRYKLSVLLLLGEERLSARVSSRFPKLVAEMKVSSNQKSGYLQ; encoded by the exons ATGGCACCAGCCAAACTGAAACGACATTTAACGACTAAACATCCAGAGTTGTCAGGcaaaaatgaacaatattttaAGAGAGAATTGGCATTTAATAAAAGGCAAGTTTCTATGTTTGCCCAAAAGTTCAAGTTGAGTGACAAAGGGCAAGAAGCAAGTTATGCTGTGGCGGAGATAGTTGCAAGAAAAATGAAATCTCATACCATCGCTGAAACTGTAATTTTACCTGCATGCCAGGAAATAGTGAGGATAATGTTTGGAGAGGATGCTGTATCAGAGCTAAATAAAATTCCACTTTCTATCAACATAATAAGTAGGCGCATGTCAGGAGACATTGAGTGCAATATTAAGTCAAAAATACTGAAACATAAGTTGTTTGCACTTCAAGTTGATGAGAGCACATACATCACTGGTAAATCACAGCTCCTTGTATTTGTACGTTTTATTAATgatgaagctattgtagaagacgtcCTGTGTTGCAAAGAGTTGCTAGAAACAAGAAAAGGGCAAGatgtatttgatgttttaaattcatatttagaGTATTGTGGATTGAACTGGAAAAACTGTTG TCTTGCATCCAAAATTTATTCTCAATGTCAGCACAACACTACTATAGCCGATA agatggataagtcggaaattcgtatAGTTTTCAAATATGAGTTATTTCTTGGAAATatagcatcacagacagctcggaatattaatggagtatttcattctgaTGTTATTAttcagcagacagtatcaaattg GAGTGAACAGACGGTGTGCATCAGTTTCAAACGCACTCGATACAAGTTAAGTGTTTTGCTATTGCTTGGTGAGGAAAGATTGAGTGCACGGGTTTCTTCGAGGTTTCCAAAATTGGTGGCAGAGATGAAGGTTTCCTCAAATCAGAAGTCTGGTTACTTGCAATAG